A DNA window from Parabacteroides johnsonii DSM 18315 contains the following coding sequences:
- a CDS encoding RagB/SusD family nutrient uptake outer membrane protein, whose product MKLHKYIIGLALLVSSSSCNFLDEEAYEFITPDNFYKTEADANAALTAVYNTFADEKSYRRYIWMGADFPGEAANANASAPSRVEMDNLTWTPTTDFCKNIWQISYSAIRRANNLLLNIDNITFKSEEVRKQIVGQTKFLRALAYFDLMRFYDHIVVIRETDNLNDEAPSNQGTDDAAWALIEEDLLYAGSALPIKWEDSNAGRATKGAAMAMLAKVYLTQAGWPWNKSGFWEKAASQATDIINDEGTFGYGLEENFRRVFDVTNEHGKEYIFDIEFQTNINGNDSPAITGMRGYNIKKTDGWSSFISTPEFYKSYEVEDKRISTTFVTEFTDINNGKQYVYDPDNIAEPSFPLCHFAKYLDPNDNQSTSAGDYSCNRKIIRYADVLLMQSEAYCEMNRIGDALTGINRVRARAGLEPIPSSISQTDLRKAIIQERIWEFAAEGHSLFDMKRQHCMAERLGRAVDDKYYSLPLPQDETDKNPNLKQHPLW is encoded by the coding sequence ATGAAACTACATAAATATATAATCGGATTAGCATTACTGGTGTCCTCTTCCTCTTGCAATTTTCTGGATGAAGAAGCATATGAATTCATCACACCCGACAATTTCTACAAAACGGAAGCCGATGCAAATGCTGCACTGACAGCTGTCTACAATACATTTGCCGATGAAAAAAGCTATAGGCGTTATATTTGGATGGGAGCTGATTTTCCCGGTGAAGCGGCCAATGCCAATGCAAGCGCTCCTTCGCGTGTAGAAATGGACAATTTAACTTGGACACCGACTACCGATTTTTGTAAAAACATTTGGCAAATCTCCTATTCTGCCATTCGGCGTGCAAATAATTTATTACTGAACATCGATAATATCACATTCAAATCAGAAGAAGTTAGAAAGCAGATTGTCGGACAGACAAAATTCTTACGCGCTTTAGCTTATTTTGATCTGATGCGCTTTTATGACCATATTGTCGTCATTCGAGAAACCGACAACTTAAATGATGAAGCTCCATCCAACCAAGGAACAGATGACGCAGCCTGGGCTTTAATTGAAGAAGACTTATTGTATGCAGGTTCTGCTCTACCGATAAAATGGGAAGATTCGAATGCCGGACGTGCAACAAAAGGTGCAGCAATGGCTATGTTGGCAAAAGTCTATCTGACACAAGCCGGATGGCCTTGGAACAAAAGCGGTTTTTGGGAAAAGGCAGCTTCTCAAGCAACTGATATTATTAATGATGAAGGAACTTTCGGTTATGGATTGGAAGAAAATTTCCGACGAGTTTTCGATGTGACAAACGAACATGGGAAAGAGTATATTTTTGATATCGAATTCCAAACAAACATCAATGGAAACGACTCACCAGCCATAACAGGGATGCGTGGTTATAACATTAAAAAGACGGACGGATGGTCTTCATTCATTTCTACTCCGGAATTCTATAAATCATATGAAGTCGAAGACAAACGAATTTCCACCACGTTTGTTACAGAATTTACCGATATAAATAACGGCAAACAATATGTTTATGATCCGGATAATATAGCAGAACCCTCTTTTCCTCTTTGCCACTTTGCTAAATATCTTGATCCGAACGACAATCAATCAACTTCGGCCGGAGACTATAGTTGCAACAGAAAAATCATACGTTACGCAGATGTTTTGTTAATGCAGTCCGAAGCCTATTGCGAAATGAACCGCATCGGAGATGCACTGACAGGCATCAACCGGGTACGGGCAAGAGCCGGACTCGAGCCAATCCCTTCATCTATTTCACAAACAGATTTGCGGAAAGCGATCATACAGGAACGTATTTGGGAGTTTGCAGCCGAAGGGCATTCTTTGTTCGACATGAAACGGCAGCATTGCATGGCAGAACGCTTGGGCAGGGCCGTGGATGATAAATATTATTCACTACCTTTGCCTCAGGACGAAACGGATAAAAATCCGAATCTGAAACAGCATCCGCTGTGGTAA
- a CDS encoding TonB-dependent receptor, whose product MKNNTRFSICLLFLWMSMSFCLAAETYSQETFFTIESNNLTVKEIFNKIEKESEYIFFYLDNSVDLNRKVSVKARKEQVSKILDQIFKGTDTHYYISDRQIIISKDEKTAPVSLQQKGQTITGIVKDATGEPVIGANIVEKGTTNGTITDMNGQFTLTVNPKAVLQISYIGFNTLDMPVGNKSSLTIKLTEDTKALDEVVVVGYGVMRKSDLTGSVGSVKSDVIQKQAISSFDQGLQGKVAGVQVMATSGSPGGVVDIRIRGGNSLTSGNQPLYVIDGYPVTAGGSAGGSGAGQNPLATLNPGDIESMEILKDASATSIYGSRGANGVILITTKRGKQGKTTVTYDGYVGFQHVAKKLDMMNATEWAEMVNEGAETDGRPIYYSNTSSDPLYPAMSQLGEGTDWQDQIFRTAPIHSHNVSVNGGSENTKFAVVASYFGQEGVVKNQDFNRVSLRNNIDTKISKVVDLSTSLTISRVFANTGRENGDGGGNTSIINASLVMPPTVPIYDPTTGEYVRLNYLPGSSTVPNPVPYVKHLQDKGTIDRILASADLTFHIIDGLTLKVSGGADMSNASREVYEPKETYRGYNANGIAEQQSRRSSSYSNENVLTYIKKIGQHSLNVMVGSSLLYEENKTGSMTARDFISDVYGYNNLDAGAQWDKPNTGRSKSTLLSGFGRINYVLMDKYLFTVTGRADGSSKFGANNKWAFFPSFAAAWRINQEKFMKNIDWISNLKIRGSWGVTGNQNIPAYSSPEKMNTYTYPIGGVTSVGIGAGNMPNPDLKWETTAITDIGIDLGVFNNRINFTADYYYKKTTDLLWNISVPLTTGFGTVLKNIGSLQNKGLELSLSADVLTGPFKWNTMLNWSTNKNKVLEIPGYIPTQQGTISGHLKVNGSWLEPGLPVGVWNLLKTNGVMRTEKEWQDAARVADSNFDKIGDMSFVDKNGDGKISFGEDRQIVGDPNPDFIFGWTNNFSYKNFDLSVYINGSVGNDIYNVLRAETNIVSAWGNQRAEVKDRWTANNPNGKYPRAHVLVNQNLLQSDYLIEDGSFLRIQNVTLGYTFPKVSFLRSLRIYATAQNLLTITGYSGYNPEVNSQGQSNLQLGVDYNAYPTARSFILGVNIGF is encoded by the coding sequence ATGAAAAATAACACAAGGTTTAGTATTTGTCTGCTTTTTTTGTGGATGAGTATGAGTTTCTGCCTGGCAGCAGAGACATACTCGCAGGAAACATTCTTCACCATCGAATCGAACAACCTCACGGTGAAAGAAATATTTAATAAAATCGAGAAAGAGAGCGAATATATCTTTTTCTATCTGGACAACTCGGTCGACCTGAACCGAAAAGTATCCGTCAAGGCACGGAAAGAACAGGTAAGCAAGATTCTCGATCAGATATTTAAAGGAACCGACACACATTATTACATCTCCGACCGGCAGATCATCATCTCGAAAGACGAAAAAACCGCTCCGGTCAGTTTACAACAAAAAGGACAAACCATCACCGGTATTGTCAAAGATGCGACAGGCGAACCGGTCATCGGAGCTAATATCGTAGAGAAGGGGACGACCAACGGTACGATTACCGACATGAACGGCCAGTTCACCCTCACTGTTAATCCGAAAGCTGTGCTACAAATTTCCTATATCGGCTTCAACACACTGGATATGCCGGTAGGAAACAAATCATCGCTGACGATCAAGCTGACGGAAGACACAAAAGCATTAGATGAAGTGGTCGTCGTAGGTTACGGTGTGATGCGTAAAAGCGACTTGACGGGTTCCGTCGGCTCCGTAAAGTCGGACGTAATCCAGAAACAGGCGATTTCATCTTTCGACCAGGGTTTGCAAGGCAAAGTGGCCGGCGTGCAGGTTATGGCGACTTCCGGTTCTCCGGGCGGTGTTGTCGATATCCGTATTCGTGGCGGCAACTCACTGACTTCAGGTAACCAGCCTTTATACGTAATCGACGGTTATCCTGTTACGGCAGGCGGTTCGGCCGGTGGTTCCGGTGCCGGACAGAATCCGCTGGCGACTTTGAACCCTGGCGATATCGAAAGCATGGAAATCCTGAAAGATGCCTCCGCCACTTCCATCTACGGTTCACGTGGCGCCAACGGCGTAATCCTGATCACTACCAAAAGAGGTAAACAGGGAAAAACAACAGTCACTTATGACGGGTATGTAGGTTTCCAGCACGTCGCTAAGAAACTGGATATGATGAACGCTACCGAATGGGCTGAAATGGTAAACGAGGGAGCTGAAACCGATGGCCGTCCCATTTATTACTCAAATACATCTTCCGACCCTTTATATCCTGCAATGAGTCAATTGGGCGAAGGGACAGATTGGCAAGATCAAATTTTCCGTACTGCTCCGATACATAGCCACAATGTCTCGGTAAACGGAGGAAGCGAAAACACAAAATTTGCAGTCGTCGCAAGTTACTTTGGACAAGAAGGAGTTGTTAAAAATCAGGATTTCAATCGTGTATCCCTGCGAAACAACATCGATACGAAAATCTCTAAAGTTGTCGACCTGTCCACCAGCCTTACGATCAGCCGTGTTTTTGCCAATACCGGTCGTGAAAACGGAGACGGAGGAGGAAACACTTCCATCATCAATGCATCACTCGTCATGCCGCCTACAGTTCCGATATACGATCCGACAACCGGAGAATACGTCCGTTTAAACTATCTGCCAGGATCTTCTACTGTTCCGAACCCTGTTCCCTACGTTAAACATCTTCAAGATAAAGGGACCATCGACCGTATATTGGCTTCTGCCGACCTGACATTCCACATCATTGACGGACTGACACTAAAAGTCAGTGGAGGAGCAGATATGTCAAACGCGTCACGTGAAGTGTACGAACCAAAAGAGACATACAGAGGCTACAATGCTAACGGCATTGCAGAACAACAAAGCCGTAGAAGCAGTTCCTATTCGAATGAAAACGTATTGACTTATATCAAAAAGATCGGCCAACACTCTCTGAATGTCATGGTCGGTTCTTCTCTGTTGTACGAAGAAAACAAGACCGGTTCTATGACTGCACGTGATTTTATCAGTGACGTATACGGATATAACAATTTAGATGCCGGTGCACAATGGGACAAACCAAATACCGGAAGGAGTAAAAGCACATTATTATCTGGTTTCGGTCGTATCAATTATGTCCTAATGGACAAATATCTTTTCACTGTAACAGGACGGGCTGATGGGAGCTCCAAATTTGGTGCAAATAACAAATGGGCATTCTTCCCTTCATTCGCAGCTGCATGGCGTATCAATCAAGAAAAGTTCATGAAAAATATTGATTGGATCAGCAATTTGAAAATCAGAGGTAGTTGGGGTGTGACAGGTAACCAAAATATTCCGGCTTATTCGTCTCCCGAAAAGATGAATACATATACATACCCAATCGGAGGGGTAACCAGTGTTGGTATCGGTGCCGGTAACATGCCAAATCCAGATTTGAAATGGGAAACCACTGCCATCACCGATATCGGGATCGACTTGGGAGTATTCAACAATCGCATCAATTTCACAGCAGACTATTACTATAAAAAGACAACCGATCTGTTATGGAACATTTCCGTTCCATTGACAACTGGTTTCGGTACTGTTTTGAAAAATATTGGCAGTTTGCAAAACAAAGGTCTTGAACTAAGTCTATCAGCCGATGTTCTGACAGGTCCATTCAAATGGAACACCATGCTTAACTGGTCAACCAACAAAAATAAAGTGCTGGAAATCCCCGGATATATCCCGACCCAGCAAGGTACGATCTCCGGACACCTGAAAGTAAACGGTAGCTGGCTTGAGCCAGGATTACCAGTCGGAGTATGGAACTTGTTGAAAACAAACGGTGTGATGCGTACGGAAAAAGAATGGCAAGACGCTGCTCGTGTCGCTGATTCCAACTTCGACAAAATAGGAGATATGAGTTTTGTGGATAAGAATGGAGACGGCAAGATCAGTTTCGGAGAAGACCGGCAGATCGTTGGTGATCCGAATCCTGATTTCATCTTTGGTTGGACCAATAATTTCTCTTATAAGAATTTTGATTTATCTGTTTATATCAACGGTTCCGTCGGTAATGACATATATAATGTATTACGCGCAGAAACAAATATCGTCAGTGCATGGGGTAATCAGCGGGCAGAAGTGAAGGACCGTTGGACAGCCAACAACCCGAATGGTAAATACCCGCGTGCTCACGTGTTAGTAAACCAAAATTTGTTACAGTCCGACTATCTAATTGAGGACGGTTCCTTTTTACGCATACAAAATGTCACTTTAGGTTACACATTCCCCAAAGTTTCATTCCTTCGTTCTTTACGTATTTATGCAACCGCACAAAATTTACTGACTATCACCGGCTATTCCGGATACAATCCAGAAGTAAATAGTCAAGGACAAAGCAATCTTCAGTTAGGTGTGGATTACAATGCCTACCCGACTGCCCGCTCTTTCATTCTTGGTGTAAACATTGGTTTTTAA
- a CDS encoding FecR family protein, translated as MDKDYITYSADQLLNDDFFIQSELHPTEKSRAFWSNLQIKSAALSQEIENARLFLRTIKIDRNCSSLAAKDEHALWQRIELKNKETERKAKRQQFIRLAISTAASLLLLSAIGWYATLRPKDAETDYLAIIQANPAPDSTNEKVQLVLSNNEKLTIDGTETQLEYKKEGKVNINSEQVDLCPKGNPEQAQEFNQLIVPVGRRSSITFADGTRLWVNSGSKVVYPVKFAKEKREIFVEGEIYLHVSRDEQKPFIVKTHRMDIKVLGTQFNVTAYENEANMQVVLVSGKVEVNLDKCKNILAPNQMFSYDSKIHKGKITTVDTDDYVAWKDGYYQFHQQPLKEIVKKLSRYYGVRIYCKEPADKLSCSGKLDLKESLDEMMKALKEAAPIQVENKYESIEIKVKH; from the coding sequence ATGGATAAAGACTATATAACATACAGTGCAGACCAACTGCTGAACGACGACTTTTTCATTCAGTCGGAATTACACCCGACTGAAAAAAGCCGGGCTTTTTGGAGCAATCTTCAGATAAAAAGTGCCGCATTATCCCAAGAGATCGAAAATGCCCGTCTCTTCCTACGTACTATTAAAATAGACAGAAATTGTTCATCCTTGGCTGCCAAGGATGAACATGCGTTATGGCAACGCATCGAATTAAAAAATAAAGAAACAGAGAGAAAAGCGAAGCGTCAACAATTCATCCGTCTTGCTATCAGCACGGCAGCCTCCCTTCTTTTGTTATCAGCAATCGGCTGGTATGCAACCCTGCGGCCGAAAGATGCCGAAACAGACTATCTGGCAATCATCCAAGCCAATCCGGCACCAGACAGTACAAACGAAAAAGTGCAACTGGTCCTTTCCAACAACGAAAAGCTGACCATTGACGGGACAGAAACCCAACTCGAATATAAAAAGGAAGGAAAGGTAAACATCAACTCCGAACAAGTGGACCTCTGTCCAAAAGGCAATCCGGAGCAGGCACAGGAATTTAACCAGCTGATCGTACCTGTCGGCCGGCGTTCGTCCATCACATTCGCCGATGGGACCCGGCTTTGGGTAAACTCCGGCTCGAAAGTCGTGTATCCGGTCAAATTCGCAAAAGAGAAAAGAGAGATATTCGTAGAAGGAGAAATATACCTGCACGTCAGCCGGGATGAACAAAAACCTTTCATCGTCAAAACACATCGGATGGATATAAAGGTGTTAGGAACGCAATTCAATGTCACGGCCTATGAAAACGAAGCGAATATGCAGGTGGTCCTAGTCAGTGGGAAAGTTGAAGTAAATCTCGACAAATGCAAAAATATCCTGGCTCCTAACCAGATGTTTTCCTACGACAGTAAAATACATAAAGGGAAAATCACAACAGTCGATACCGACGATTATGTGGCTTGGAAAGACGGATATTACCAGTTCCACCAGCAGCCGCTCAAAGAAATCGTGAAAAAACTTTCCCGCTATTACGGAGTCCGTATCTATTGCAAAGAGCCGGCCGACAAATTGTCCTGCAGCGGAAAACTGGACCTGAAAGAGAGTCTGGACGAAATGATGAAGGCCTTGAAAGAAGCGGCCCCGATTCAAGTAGAAAACAAATATGAGAGTATAGAAATAAAAGTCAAACATTAA
- a CDS encoding RNA polymerase sigma factor, with protein MQEDESKIKWSQFLAGDNEAYCWIYKVYIQMLFRYGHSFTSDTELIKDCIQDVFTGLYKNRKQLVTPKNIKVYLLVSLKNSLINALYREDHYTSYDHETVSFTLGLTVEEQYVTDEQYTNQQRKIQEILNVLTPRQKEIIYYRYIQELSFDEICIMMDMNYQSAQNLIQRSLKKIRDLYGPVEVFLLLLSISVQ; from the coding sequence ATGCAGGAAGATGAAAGCAAAATAAAATGGAGTCAGTTCTTAGCCGGCGATAATGAAGCTTATTGCTGGATATACAAAGTCTACATACAAATGCTGTTCCGTTACGGGCACAGTTTTACCTCCGATACTGAACTTATAAAAGATTGTATCCAGGATGTTTTTACCGGATTATACAAAAACAGGAAACAACTGGTCACACCTAAAAATATAAAAGTCTACTTGCTTGTCTCCCTCAAGAATAGCCTGATCAATGCACTTTACCGGGAAGACCACTACACGTCTTACGATCATGAAACTGTTTCCTTTACCCTCGGACTGACGGTCGAAGAACAATATGTCACGGACGAACAGTACACCAACCAACAAAGGAAGATACAGGAAATTCTGAATGTACTGACTCCACGCCAAAAAGAGATCATTTACTATCGCTATATACAAGAACTTAGCTTCGATGAAATCTGCATCATGATGGACATGAATTATCAATCCGCACAAAACCTTATCCAGCGCTCCCTGAAGAAGATACGCGACCTATACGGGCCGGTGGAAGTATTCCTCCTGCTCCTATCCATTTCCGTCCAATAA
- a CDS encoding FecR family protein has protein sequence MDRETLYKFFEGAASYEEEVRIRQWMEHSPKNRREFLKERKIFDSMLLLGDEKAIEEKERHKSWSLSSLGTELIKIVAVVAVTLGLSLLYQFVSDKNGVVPMQSIYVPTGQRVNITLSDGTNVWLNARTKIVYPAVFDKSVRQVTVDGEAYFDVAKDKKRPFIVETGKCNMEVLGTKFNVEGYSDKDDFEVTLMEGSVRVASRIGLGDTLMLKPDSKACLQKDGRLKVIPVDDYNPYRWKEGLICFRNESFLSIMNDLEKYFGVSIVVENKNVLKYYFTGKFRQADGIDYALRVLQRDIRFKYERDDENQIIYIR, from the coding sequence ATGGACAGGGAAACGTTATATAAGTTCTTTGAAGGAGCCGCTTCTTATGAAGAAGAAGTCCGGATTCGGCAATGGATGGAACATTCCCCGAAAAACAGACGCGAATTCTTGAAAGAGAGAAAGATATTCGATTCGATGTTGCTTCTTGGTGATGAAAAAGCGATTGAAGAAAAGGAGCGACACAAGTCATGGAGCTTGAGTTCTCTCGGAACTGAGTTAATCAAGATTGTGGCAGTTGTTGCTGTGACATTGGGACTTAGCTTATTATATCAATTTGTTTCGGATAAGAACGGAGTTGTGCCGATGCAATCCATTTATGTCCCTACTGGACAACGGGTGAACATCACGCTGTCGGACGGGACGAATGTCTGGCTGAACGCCCGGACGAAGATCGTTTATCCGGCTGTGTTCGACAAGTCCGTACGCCAGGTAACGGTAGACGGAGAAGCCTATTTCGATGTAGCCAAAGATAAGAAAAGGCCTTTTATCGTGGAAACGGGCAAATGCAATATGGAAGTACTGGGAACAAAATTTAATGTGGAAGGCTATTCCGATAAAGACGATTTCGAGGTTACGTTGATGGAGGGAAGTGTGCGAGTAGCCTCCCGTATCGGTTTGGGGGATACATTGATGTTGAAGCCGGACAGCAAGGCTTGCCTGCAAAAGGACGGCAGACTGAAAGTCATTCCGGTTGACGATTATAACCCTTATCGTTGGAAAGAAGGGTTGATATGCTTCCGGAACGAATCATTCCTCTCGATCATGAATGATCTGGAGAAATATTTCGGAGTCAGCATAGTTGTTGAAAATAAGAATGTATTGAAATACTATTTCACGGGAAAGTTCAGACAAGCAGACGGTATCGACTATGCATTGAGGGTATTGCAGAGGGATATCCGTTTCAAGTATGAACGGGACGATGAAAATCAGATTATTTATATCAGGTGA
- a CDS encoding TonB-dependent receptor, which produces MRISTFLLGACVFCSYAENSHSQNARVSINKNNTQLEEILNEIESQTDYLFIYNNQVDVNRKVSVRAKTEPVSKVLDNLFKNAGIEYEMEGTHIVLSAKDVDAAAAIKQQTQTVTGRIVDNNGEAIIGANVVVKGTTNGTVTDIDGNFSIEADPKSVLNISYIGYLSKEIVVGNQKTINVVLLEDTKTLDEVVVIGYGTQKKADLTGSVANVSTDDLNTQSNTTIGQALQGKIAGVDIVSQGGAPGGSTRVMVRGIGTLNNSSPLYIVDGMYMSGIDHINPNDIASIDVLKDASSSAIYGSRAANGVIIVTTKEGSNTEGKPIIDLSANVGVSSPSKYLDLLDAAGWAEVTTVSRKAAGMNPLEMATDLASKPDNDWQSLMFNPALMQNYNLSVKGGGKYSTYYNSVGYTNQDGVMKGTNYQRYTLQSKQDFKKGIFQAGTNVVLTYNQDKPLLSEIRGGYVGHTIQAIPTLEQYDANQTGGYGALYGDVVNLYNPLGMVDDNLMNRYSDNVKIYANAYVSVEFMKGLKYKLNLTPDFQFYRYNSYLGLYDYGLNKNDITQVTEQQTRTRNVLVENLLTFDRTFGDHKISVLAGYTYQDSQYRYMQGSGQGMPTGIKEIDAAAQGLAVSGNSSRSVLTSILGRAFYSYKNRYLLTATIRRDGSSKFGSNNRYGNFPSFSVGWNIAEEDFVKNNVSWLDQLKLRGGYGVLGNQEIDNYQYVSVVTTGINYPDGKSGLIQGAFPKTFANPDIKWEETAMTNVGIDFMALRNRLTLTADWYVKNTKDILLNVPIPISSGGANDPIQNAGKIRNQGFEFNIGWNESLNKDLSYGVSFLGTYNKNEVIALGEGMQPIESGTIHGGTYTSRTLAGYPIGGFWLIPTDGYFNSAEEVQAYQKDGVLIQPSAEPGDIRFKDTNNDGTINDDDRVYSGSPFPKFTYSINGNITYKNVDFSIGFQGVAGNKIYNATRLELTDVTRGTNYLASTLDYWTPENHNASQPRLIWTDPNRNARSESDRYLENGSYFRLRNLQVGYTLPAAWFHGFVQKARVYVNAENLFTITSYSGYTPDVNSSNVYSRGFDEFIYPSNRTFMLGLNVTF; this is translated from the coding sequence ATGCGAATATCCACATTCCTTTTGGGAGCCTGCGTATTCTGCTCGTATGCTGAAAATTCGCATTCGCAGAACGCCCGGGTTAGTATTAACAAGAACAATACTCAATTAGAGGAAATCCTAAATGAGATTGAAAGTCAGACAGATTACTTGTTTATCTATAATAACCAGGTAGATGTTAACCGGAAGGTTTCGGTAAGGGCTAAGACGGAACCGGTATCAAAAGTGCTGGATAACCTATTTAAAAATGCAGGTATCGAGTATGAAATGGAAGGTACGCATATTGTATTGTCAGCAAAAGATGTAGATGCTGCGGCTGCCATTAAACAACAAACACAAACAGTGACAGGCCGGATCGTTGATAATAACGGCGAAGCAATCATCGGGGCCAATGTTGTGGTGAAAGGCACTACAAATGGTACAGTTACCGATATAGATGGTAATTTCTCTATCGAGGCTGATCCTAAATCAGTTTTGAATATTTCTTATATTGGTTATTTGTCAAAGGAGATCGTTGTCGGTAACCAGAAAACAATCAATGTCGTATTATTGGAAGATACGAAAACGCTGGACGAAGTTGTCGTGATCGGTTATGGTACGCAGAAAAAGGCAGACTTGACCGGTTCCGTAGCCAATGTCAGCACGGACGATTTGAATACGCAGAGCAACACGACTATCGGGCAGGCCTTGCAAGGTAAGATTGCCGGTGTGGATATCGTTTCACAGGGAGGTGCGCCGGGCGGTAGTACTCGTGTCATGGTCCGTGGTATCGGAACGTTGAACAACTCGTCTCCTTTGTATATCGTGGACGGTATGTATATGAGTGGAATCGATCATATCAACCCGAACGATATCGCCAGTATCGACGTGTTGAAAGATGCTTCTTCGTCCGCTATCTACGGTTCACGTGCCGCCAACGGTGTCATCATCGTGACGACGAAAGAGGGTAGCAATACCGAGGGGAAACCGATCATCGACCTTTCGGCTAATGTCGGTGTCAGCTCGCCATCCAAATATTTGGATTTGTTGGATGCTGCCGGATGGGCGGAAGTGACGACTGTTTCCAGAAAAGCGGCAGGAATGAACCCGCTCGAAATGGCGACGGATTTGGCTTCCAAGCCGGACAATGATTGGCAGAGCTTGATGTTCAACCCGGCCTTGATGCAGAACTATAACTTGTCGGTGAAAGGCGGGGGGAAATATTCTACCTATTATAATAGTGTGGGCTATACGAACCAGGACGGTGTGATGAAGGGAACGAACTACCAGCGTTACACGTTACAAAGCAAACAGGACTTCAAGAAAGGTATTTTCCAAGCAGGAACGAATGTCGTTTTGACTTATAATCAGGATAAGCCTTTACTTTCAGAAATTCGCGGAGGATATGTCGGTCATACGATACAAGCGATTCCGACACTTGAACAATATGATGCGAACCAGACAGGCGGTTATGGCGCTCTGTATGGCGATGTCGTAAATCTCTATAACCCGTTGGGTATGGTGGATGATAATCTGATGAACCGTTATAGCGACAACGTGAAAATTTATGCTAATGCTTATGTTTCCGTTGAGTTTATGAAGGGTTTGAAATATAAATTGAACTTGACTCCCGATTTCCAGTTCTACCGTTACAACAGCTATCTGGGCTTGTATGATTATGGATTGAATAAAAACGATATAACGCAGGTGACGGAACAACAAACCCGAACTCGCAATGTGCTGGTTGAAAACTTGCTGACTTTCGACCGTACTTTCGGTGATCATAAAATATCGGTTCTTGCTGGCTATACCTACCAGGATTCCCAGTATCGTTATATGCAGGGATCAGGACAAGGTATGCCTACCGGAATCAAGGAGATAGACGCTGCCGCCCAAGGATTGGCTGTAAGCGGCAATTCAAGCCGTAGCGTGTTGACTTCAATCTTAGGTCGTGCGTTCTATTCTTACAAGAATCGTTATTTGTTGACGGCGACTATCCGTCGTGATGGTTCTTCCAAGTTCGGATCTAACAATCGGTATGGTAATTTCCCGTCGTTCTCTGTCGGATGGAATATCGCGGAGGAAGATTTTGTGAAGAATAACGTGTCCTGGCTGGACCAGTTGAAACTGAGAGGTGGTTATGGTGTTCTGGGTAATCAGGAAATAGACAATTACCAATATGTATCAGTCGTGACAACCGGTATTAACTATCCGGATGGAAAGAGCGGATTGATACAGGGTGCTTTCCCGAAAACGTTTGCCAACCCGGATATCAAATGGGAGGAAACTGCAATGACGAATGTCGGTATCGACTTCATGGCTTTGCGCAATCGTTTGACATTGACGGCAGACTGGTATGTGAAGAATACGAAAGACATTTTGCTGAATGTCCCGATTCCTATATCGTCCGGCGGTGCGAATGATCCGATCCAGAATGCCGGTAAGATCCGGAACCAGGGTTTTGAATTTAATATCGGATGGAATGAATCGCTGAATAAAGATTTGTCTTATGGCGTAAGTTTCTTAGGAACTTATAACAAGAATGAAGTAATTGCCTTGGGAGAAGGGATGCAACCGATTGAAAGCGGTACGATTCATGGTGGTACTTATACAAGTAGAACACTTGCCGGTTATCCTATCGGTGGTTTCTGGCTGATTCCGACCGACGGTTATTTCAACAGCGCGGAGGAAGTACAGGCTTACCAGAAGGACGGTGTCTTGATTCAGCCGAGTGCTGAACCGGGCGATATCCGTTTCAAAGATACGAACAACGATGGTACGATCAATGATGACGACCGTGTGTACAGCGGTAGCCCGTTCCCGAAATTCACCTATTCGATCAATGGTAACATTACTTATAAGAATGTGGACTTCTCCATCGGATTCCAGGGAGTTGCGGGTAATAAGATTTACAATGCGACCCGGTTGGAATTGACGGATGTCACGCGTGGCACGAATTATCTGGCGAGCACTTTAGATTATTGGACACCGGAAAATCATAACGCGTCCCAGCCCCGTCTGATCTGGACCGACCCGAACCGGAATGCCCGTTCCGAATCCGACCGTTACTTGGAAAACGGCTCTTATTTCCGTCTGAGAAACCTGCAAGTAGGTTATACGTTGCCTGCAGCCTGGTTCCACGGCTTTGTTCAGAAAGCTCGCGTGTATGTCAATGCAGAAAACCTCTTTACGATTACCTCTTATTCGGGTTATACGCCGGACGTAAACTCTTCAAATGTATATTCCCGTGGTTTTGATGAATTTATATATCCCTCCAACCGTACATTTATGTTGGGTTTGAACGTAACATTTTAA